Proteins encoded within one genomic window of Granulicella pectinivorans:
- a CDS encoding PEP-CTERM sorting domain-containing protein produces MKMLRRAPLFVLLATTTIAVSAATVQTSSTCQRIIREYREKMVRNPVSKATAARWAEWGKTHPNFKSHPRPRFKLTPEEIVHKVDFACEVPRIKVPEIAELVPPMIPDFSFPPDVPNLPPEAPPQITEIATVGSPGAPTVFPPYNPVGVLPPGLTPVPEPSSWLLALTGILIVAFSRKRLAGRRQESRCSNPS; encoded by the coding sequence ATGAAGATGCTTCGCCGGGCCCCGTTGTTCGTCTTGCTAGCCACAACTACCATTGCGGTGAGCGCGGCAACCGTGCAAACGTCCTCAACATGCCAACGCATCATCCGCGAATACCGCGAAAAGATGGTCCGCAATCCTGTCAGCAAAGCGACCGCCGCGCGCTGGGCCGAATGGGGAAAGACGCACCCGAACTTCAAATCGCATCCCCGGCCCCGGTTCAAACTGACTCCGGAGGAGATCGTGCATAAGGTGGACTTCGCCTGCGAAGTTCCAAGAATCAAAGTTCCGGAGATCGCCGAACTCGTTCCTCCGATGATTCCCGACTTCTCCTTTCCACCCGACGTCCCGAACCTTCCTCCGGAAGCGCCGCCGCAGATTACTGAAATTGCAACCGTCGGCAGCCCAGGGGCTCCTACGGTCTTCCCGCCTTACAACCCGGTTGGCGTCCTTCCCCCGGGGCTGACGCCTGTTCCTGAGCCGTCATCATGGCTCCTTGCTCTCACAGGCATCCTGATCGTGGCGTTCTCGCGCAAGAGACTTGCCGGGCGGCGGCAGGAAAGCAGATGTAGCAACCCGTCATAG
- a CDS encoding ATP-binding protein — protein sequence MSSKIDRPNVRSAAWRISLWATLAFACGTLLVFVVLHRFVAEDIQRRSDAWLSGEVEVLGDVAEHTPKDRLYSRFVGEVAELASREVPNKLRSSGPENDSVFFLQSTPDGAMNLWVGSGDGASAAQAIREAKLKPEAPSDLKVAGFPIPFRVASLQTADGGHIYLGLSERDELRVLRNFRIQFVVLGLVIVLFGFLIVFYATRRMLGHVRRITEAASVIGQSDISSRVPSSENRDEVAQLAWTLNHMLDRIESSMHQLHTITDSLAHDLRSPLTAIRGKLEMYLSSGVRSDQGEPIVSAIDELDRLTEFLNSSLDVAEAKADALRLNRSEIDLDDLMRSMIDLYEPSMSEKGLGVQLQSGGSVVIDADAALVHRMVANLLDNEIKHLPPSCNIRIGIRREELHAVLIVQDDGPGFSYEVVDHMFEQRTKGRNSTGHGLGLAFVAAVARAHGGSVAAFNRPSGGAQLEISLPLAIQESEASIPLTMAFGSHGRGLELTTKA from the coding sequence ATGTCCTCAAAGATCGATAGGCCCAATGTTCGCAGTGCTGCATGGCGCATCTCGCTTTGGGCCACCCTGGCCTTTGCGTGCGGGACGCTGCTGGTCTTCGTGGTGTTGCATCGCTTTGTCGCAGAGGACATCCAACGCCGCAGTGATGCATGGCTTTCGGGTGAAGTCGAGGTTCTGGGCGATGTTGCGGAACACACCCCGAAGGATCGGCTTTATTCGCGTTTCGTGGGCGAGGTGGCCGAGCTCGCGAGTCGCGAGGTGCCGAATAAGCTCCGTTCCAGCGGGCCTGAGAATGACTCGGTCTTCTTCCTGCAATCGACGCCGGATGGCGCGATGAACTTATGGGTGGGGAGCGGCGACGGCGCCTCCGCCGCGCAAGCCATCCGTGAGGCGAAGCTCAAGCCCGAGGCGCCCTCCGACCTCAAGGTCGCTGGCTTCCCTATTCCCTTTCGCGTGGCGTCGCTGCAGACAGCCGATGGCGGCCACATCTACCTCGGACTCTCCGAGCGGGACGAACTGCGCGTCCTGCGCAACTTTCGGATTCAATTTGTCGTGCTCGGCCTGGTGATCGTCCTGTTTGGATTCCTCATCGTCTTCTATGCCACACGGCGGATGCTCGGACACGTCCGGCGCATTACGGAGGCCGCCTCCGTCATCGGTCAGTCGGATATCAGCAGTCGCGTGCCGAGCAGCGAGAACCGAGATGAAGTGGCGCAACTCGCCTGGACCCTGAATCACATGCTCGATCGCATCGAGAGCTCGATGCATCAACTGCACACCATCACCGACTCGCTAGCGCACGACTTGAGAAGCCCTCTCACGGCCATTCGCGGCAAGCTCGAGATGTATCTCTCCAGCGGTGTGCGGAGCGATCAGGGTGAGCCCATCGTCTCGGCCATCGATGAACTGGATCGCCTGACCGAGTTCCTCAACAGTTCGCTGGATGTTGCGGAGGCCAAGGCCGACGCACTGCGGTTGAACCGGTCGGAGATCGATCTCGACGATCTGATGCGCTCCATGATCGATCTGTACGAACCCTCTATGTCCGAGAAGGGCTTAGGGGTGCAATTGCAGAGTGGCGGCTCCGTGGTCATTGACGCCGACGCCGCGCTTGTCCATCGCATGGTCGCCAATCTCCTCGATAACGAGATCAAGCATCTTCCGCCGTCCTGCAACATCCGCATCGGCATTCGGCGGGAAGAGTTGCATGCCGTCCTGATTGTTCAGGATGACGGACCGGGCTTCTCGTACGAAGTGGTCGACCACATGTTTGAGCAACGCACCAAGGGACGCAACTCCACCGGGCACGGACTCGGCCTGGCCTTTGTGGCAGCCGTGGCTCGCGCCCACGGAGGAAGCGTCGCCGCGTTCAATCGTCCATCCGGGGGAGCGCAGCTTGAAATCTCGCTGCCGCTTGCGATCCAGGAGAGTGAAGCATCGATTCCTCTTACGATGGCCTTCGGATCGCATGGAAGAGGTCTCGAATTGACGACCAAAGCTTAG
- a CDS encoding tetratricopeptide repeat protein, producing MKLRIPFAYNERDQEENQPATTDKKGHLQTNRSTNHLLPGLASSRLHSWKEIAAFFNRDVRTVRRWEIERKMPVYRVPGGPRSGVYAYVNELERWLRDDGGRSLTEQQCVEMRHLSTVEVVLPAAPERSSSKDPAPSSPISVPGAHERGHWISMALKLALGIACCLAVVWFLRAHHVASTSLQGFTHAGLREDVEAPEAQDLYLRGRYFWNLRTEEGVKQGLALFSKAADQDPHFAAAYAGIADSYILIRQYGHMPDSQAFPLALKASQRALALDANSFEGHRSYAFVLNYWMWNFHAAEDEFRKVIALRPDDALGHHWYATSLYSNGRFHDALEEIEIARQLQPESIAILANRDLLLAQMDQQAAFTDLLLLEDANPSFPPIHSYLAEIHLTRGELKQYLEESWLAASLSGDAQRAQIIQHAQSELAARGSRATLLRLADGYADLADREFPDAMTPAFLYARLGEKQRALHYLTLACGRHESSFLRVGYDKAFTSLSTDVTFQNLLRRRNTPMGADGPSTSSGC from the coding sequence ATGAAACTACGAATTCCATTCGCTTATAATGAGCGCGACCAGGAAGAAAACCAACCTGCAACAACGGACAAAAAAGGACATTTGCAGACAAATCGTTCCACCAACCACCTGTTGCCCGGCCTCGCCTCCAGTCGGCTCCATTCCTGGAAGGAGATTGCTGCGTTCTTCAATCGGGATGTACGCACTGTAAGGCGATGGGAAATCGAGCGGAAGATGCCGGTGTATCGCGTTCCGGGAGGTCCAAGGAGCGGCGTCTACGCATACGTCAACGAACTCGAACGGTGGCTCCGAGACGACGGCGGGAGATCTCTCACGGAGCAGCAATGCGTTGAGATGCGGCATCTGTCAACGGTAGAGGTGGTCCTGCCGGCCGCGCCGGAACGATCATCTTCCAAGGATCCTGCTCCATCGTCACCAATCAGCGTGCCTGGCGCGCACGAGCGCGGTCATTGGATTTCCATGGCCCTGAAACTGGCACTCGGCATTGCGTGCTGTTTGGCAGTCGTCTGGTTTCTACGCGCGCATCATGTTGCATCGACTTCGTTGCAGGGGTTCACACATGCTGGCTTGAGAGAGGACGTCGAGGCCCCGGAGGCGCAGGACCTGTATCTGCGTGGTCGCTATTTCTGGAACCTTCGTACTGAAGAAGGAGTCAAGCAGGGGCTAGCGCTCTTCTCGAAGGCGGCTGACCAGGATCCCCATTTTGCCGCAGCCTACGCAGGCATCGCCGACAGCTACATTCTGATCCGTCAATACGGCCACATGCCCGATTCCCAGGCGTTTCCCCTGGCGCTCAAGGCCAGCCAGAGGGCGCTCGCCTTGGATGCGAACTCATTTGAGGGCCATAGAAGCTACGCCTTTGTCCTTAATTATTGGATGTGGAACTTTCATGCCGCTGAGGATGAGTTCCGCAAGGTCATCGCCCTCCGCCCGGACGACGCTCTGGGGCATCACTGGTATGCCACCTCTCTTTACTCCAACGGCCGCTTCCACGATGCCCTGGAGGAGATCGAAATCGCTCGACAGTTGCAGCCGGAATCGATCGCCATTCTGGCAAACCGCGACCTGTTACTCGCGCAGATGGATCAACAAGCCGCCTTCACTGACCTGCTCCTGTTGGAAGATGCCAATCCTTCTTTTCCCCCCATCCACAGCTATCTGGCGGAGATTCACCTCACCCGTGGAGAGCTGAAACAGTATTTAGAGGAGAGCTGGCTGGCGGCATCGCTGTCCGGCGATGCGCAACGGGCTCAGATTATCCAGCATGCGCAGAGCGAACTTGCAGCCCGGGGTTCCAGGGCAACACTGTTGCGTCTTGCCGATGGATACGCTGATCTGGCCGACAGAGAGTTTCCAGACGCCATGACCCCGGCATTTCTCTACGCGCGCCTTGGGGAGAAGCAGCGCGCTCTTCACTACCTGACTCTAGCTTGCGGCCGGCATGAATCAAGTTTCTTGCGAGTCGGATATGACAAAGCGTTTACATCTCTGAGTACGGACGTGACTTTCCAAAACCTACTGAGGCGACGGAACACTCCAATGGGAGCAGATGGCCCGTCCACCTCTTCCGGCTGCTAA
- a CDS encoding recombinase family protein, protein MILGYARVCTPEEDIKPQRKSLIEAGCREIFEDQGSANCVSLPGFSRLQASLKRGDTLVVWKLDRFGCSVKKLEALLTDLRKRGVHLRSLRDGIDTRTGKGRSFCEFVIDLANMERELALERTLAGREVAKKTGRTGGRRRQMTDSKILHARKLLASGMPPSEAANSLGVSLSTLYRWIPAPSKTIQSRSSH, encoded by the coding sequence ATGATCCTTGGCTACGCCCGAGTCTGTACCCCGGAAGAAGATATCAAACCACAGCGAAAGAGCCTGATCGAAGCAGGCTGTCGAGAGATTTTTGAGGATCAGGGATCGGCGAACTGCGTTTCGCTGCCTGGCTTCTCCCGGCTTCAAGCGTCCCTCAAACGGGGAGACACGCTGGTAGTCTGGAAGCTGGATCGATTCGGCTGCAGCGTGAAGAAGCTCGAAGCGCTTCTGACCGACCTTCGCAAGCGAGGTGTTCATCTCCGGAGCCTGCGGGATGGCATCGACACGAGAACTGGCAAAGGCCGCTCGTTCTGTGAATTTGTGATCGATCTGGCCAATATGGAACGGGAATTGGCGCTGGAACGCACCTTAGCGGGCCGTGAAGTAGCCAAAAAAACAGGGCGGACAGGTGGAAGGCGCCGGCAAATGACGGACAGCAAGATTCTGCACGCCCGTAAACTGCTGGCGAGCGGCATGCCCCCCAGCGAGGCGGCGAATAGCCTGGGAGTTTCCTTATCGACACTGTATCGATGGATTCCGGCACCGTCGAAGACGATCCAGTCACGCTCGTCGCATTAG
- a CDS encoding c-type cytochrome, protein MKHGVAVVGSFLGGLLVLPVFVALYLAYGRPPVATADAPFPFEARIVQLPLEARIHREMPSTAPVSVTPDTLAAGAQVYRNECVACHGAPGKPSSFARTMFPEAPQLWAKHKSGVVGVSDDPVGETYWKVRNGIRLSGMPAYGPVISDTEIWQVSLLLSVADKPLSTEVMTTLAP, encoded by the coding sequence ATGAAACATGGTGTCGCGGTCGTTGGAAGTTTTCTCGGAGGTCTTCTGGTCCTCCCGGTGTTCGTGGCGCTGTACCTGGCATACGGCAGGCCCCCGGTTGCAACGGCGGATGCTCCGTTTCCGTTTGAAGCGAGGATTGTGCAGCTGCCGCTTGAGGCCCGCATCCATCGTGAGATGCCGTCCACAGCCCCGGTGAGTGTAACCCCGGACACACTCGCAGCGGGGGCGCAGGTGTATCGTAACGAGTGCGTGGCCTGTCATGGAGCGCCCGGTAAACCTTCCAGCTTTGCCAGGACGATGTTTCCGGAGGCTCCACAACTCTGGGCGAAGCATAAAAGCGGGGTCGTCGGGGTAAGCGACGATCCGGTCGGTGAAACCTATTGGAAGGTCAGGAACGGCATTCGGCTCTCGGGAATGCCAGCCTACGGCCCGGTCATCTCTGACACGGAGATCTGGCAGGTGAGCCTTCTCCTCTCTGTCGCCGATAAGCCTCTTTCCACGGAAGTCATGACAACGCTCGCACCCTGA
- a CDS encoding multicopper oxidase family protein gives MFDQAPPPAMTRRRFTQLSGLATGSLLIPGIAHGTGDSEIALEIAPYTLEASPKHHIRTLAYNGQVPGPLLRMREGREQSVVIRNSSPSPEVVHWHGLTLPSEIDGAMEEGTPMIAPGATVRYGMKPDPAGFRWYHTHTFAGKNLTKAQYSGLHGFLLIEGSESPGAYDREVFLALHDWGGRLMGGDDGSMNPIYDFATINGKMLGFGEPVRVKHGERVLVHVLNSSPTEVHWVSFSGHSFEVIALDGNSLPQSRSVSMLRLAPAERVSAIVAMNHPGVWILGEVRKHVQAIGMGIVFEYANSSGKPVWNQPDDLVWDYQQFAGKAAEPKDAATAKRINLVFDAKFQGHGNQELWRINGQSYPQKNSPILQAGQRYRLVMKNDSMDDHPIHLHRHTFEVRRVDGSAELHGLHKDVVLVRAASTAEVEFVANNPGKTLFHCHQQDHMDRGFMMVFDYA, from the coding sequence ATGTTCGATCAAGCACCTCCGCCAGCGATGACCCGCAGACGATTCACGCAGCTCTCCGGGCTAGCCACCGGTTCCCTGCTGATCCCCGGAATCGCTCATGGCACTGGGGATTCTGAGATTGCGCTCGAGATCGCCCCTTATACGCTGGAGGCATCGCCGAAACATCACATCCGTACGCTCGCCTATAACGGACAGGTGCCTGGACCGTTGCTGCGTATGCGAGAGGGTCGGGAGCAATCCGTTGTGATCCGCAACAGCAGCCCCTCCCCGGAGGTCGTTCACTGGCACGGCCTTACGCTGCCGTCGGAGATCGACGGCGCGATGGAAGAGGGGACGCCGATGATCGCTCCCGGGGCTACCGTGCGGTATGGGATGAAGCCGGATCCGGCGGGATTTCGCTGGTATCACACGCACACGTTCGCAGGAAAGAATCTGACGAAGGCACAGTACAGCGGACTCCACGGCTTTCTGCTCATCGAAGGGAGTGAGAGCCCCGGAGCGTACGACCGCGAGGTCTTTCTCGCGCTCCATGATTGGGGCGGCCGCCTGATGGGTGGGGACGATGGCTCGATGAACCCCATCTACGACTTCGCCACCATCAACGGCAAGATGCTTGGCTTCGGTGAACCGGTCAGAGTGAAGCACGGCGAGCGGGTTCTGGTGCATGTGCTCAACAGCAGTCCGACGGAGGTTCACTGGGTGTCCTTCTCGGGCCACAGCTTCGAGGTGATCGCACTGGACGGAAATAGCCTCCCTCAGTCGCGGTCGGTCTCCATGCTGCGGCTCGCACCTGCCGAGCGTGTCTCCGCCATCGTTGCGATGAACCATCCCGGAGTCTGGATCCTGGGCGAAGTCCGCAAACATGTCCAGGCCATCGGCATGGGAATTGTCTTCGAGTATGCGAACTCGAGCGGTAAACCCGTATGGAACCAGCCGGACGATCTCGTCTGGGACTATCAGCAGTTCGCCGGCAAGGCGGCAGAACCAAAAGACGCCGCGACCGCCAAGCGAATCAACCTTGTCTTCGATGCCAAGTTTCAAGGACACGGAAACCAGGAGCTTTGGCGCATCAATGGACAGAGCTATCCGCAGAAGAATTCTCCGATTTTGCAAGCCGGGCAGCGTTATCGACTGGTGATGAAAAACGACAGCATGGATGACCATCCGATCCATCTGCATCGACATACGTTTGAGGTGCGCCGCGTCGACGGCAGCGCCGAACTGCACGGCTTACACAAGGATGTCGTGCTGGTCCGCGCGGCTAGCACCGCCGAAGTCGAGTTTGTGGCGAATAATCCCGGCAAGACCCTCTTTCACTGTCACCAGCAGGATCACATGGACCGCGGCTTCATGATGGTGTTCGACTATGCCTAA
- a CDS encoding ABC transporter ATP-binding protein — MSSLSAATQTNIVLCAEGVWKSYDDGAITVLKGVDFTAEQGRTVALCGPSGCGKSTLLHLLGGLDQPDRGLLAVNGKELNRHHDSLKLLRHEVGFVFQLHNLIPDLTLEENCLIPTVAAGLNRKAAQERLRELTERTGLSHRLDHRIQKLSGGERQRTALCRALMNRPGILLADEPTGSLDEATSESVFQLLLEIVANEAVTLVMATHDRALAHRCDRMIEMHDGRIRESL; from the coding sequence ATGAGTTCACTCAGCGCAGCAACGCAGACGAACATCGTGCTTTGCGCAGAAGGTGTCTGGAAGAGCTACGACGACGGCGCCATCACGGTGCTGAAGGGCGTGGACTTCACGGCAGAACAGGGCAGAACGGTGGCCTTGTGCGGCCCTTCGGGCTGCGGCAAGAGCACGCTCCTCCATCTGCTGGGCGGCCTCGATCAACCGGATCGGGGCCTGCTCGCCGTGAACGGCAAGGAACTCAATCGCCATCACGATTCATTGAAGCTTCTGCGCCACGAGGTAGGCTTCGTCTTCCAGTTACACAACCTCATTCCGGACCTCACGCTCGAAGAGAACTGCCTCATCCCCACCGTTGCCGCAGGACTAAACAGAAAGGCTGCGCAGGAGCGCCTCCGTGAACTGACGGAAAGAACCGGATTGAGCCATCGCCTGGATCACCGCATCCAAAAGCTCTCCGGCGGCGAACGCCAGCGCACCGCACTCTGCAGGGCCTTGATGAATCGTCCCGGCATCCTGCTGGCGGATGAACCGACGGGCTCTCTTGACGAGGCAACCAGCGAGTCCGTGTTTCAGCTCCTGCTGGAGATCGTAGCGAACGAAGCGGTGACTCTGGTGATGGCGACCCATGATCGCGCGCTGGCCCATCGTTGCGATCGCATGATCGAGATGCACGACGGGAGGATTCGTGAGTCTCTCTAG
- a CDS encoding ABC transporter permease — protein sequence MIFLKLILTNLLRHRIRSFISIAGIAFSVAAMLTIVTILQGAIGMFSGILSSDSELIVFERNVSDLFFSSVPSDAVIQIRGWSIVQHADPVLFGVVSSADHPIITCFGVTSADARIRKATWQEGSRADFGQHEDDVVLGGRAAEFLKAHRGDHVQIGHGTFHVIGVVKTANGFEDGGVFMPLASAQTFFHKEESSSVITVKLQDKDQTARFKAMVKEKFPNLIALEDAEFERSYSQFKILKATAWAVGGCGLLLGGLGVANTMIMSVFTRIREIAILRVNGFSNGQIAGMIFGESALVSILGAIVGLLIGSGFLFGLKFVPALHGYVDVTIQGVVVLTVIVLALVTGAMGALYPAAYAMKIRAVEALRFE from the coding sequence ATGATCTTCCTCAAGTTGATTCTGACGAACCTTCTGCGTCATCGCATCCGTTCCTTCATCAGCATTGCGGGTATCGCATTCAGCGTCGCTGCGATGCTGACCATCGTGACCATTCTGCAGGGCGCCATCGGCATGTTCTCGGGTATCCTCTCCAGCGATAGCGAACTCATTGTCTTCGAGCGCAACGTGTCGGACCTCTTCTTCAGCAGTGTGCCTTCGGATGCAGTAATCCAGATTCGAGGCTGGTCGATCGTGCAGCACGCAGACCCTGTGCTCTTCGGTGTGGTCTCGAGTGCGGATCACCCCATCATCACCTGCTTTGGCGTCACCTCCGCGGATGCCCGCATCCGCAAGGCGACATGGCAGGAAGGCAGCCGCGCGGACTTCGGGCAGCACGAAGACGATGTCGTGCTTGGTGGAAGAGCGGCGGAGTTCCTGAAGGCGCATCGTGGCGACCATGTGCAGATTGGCCACGGCACCTTCCACGTCATCGGCGTCGTGAAGACCGCCAATGGCTTTGAGGATGGCGGCGTGTTTATGCCACTTGCCTCCGCGCAGACCTTCTTCCACAAGGAAGAATCATCGTCCGTGATTACAGTGAAGCTCCAGGACAAAGACCAGACCGCACGATTCAAGGCCATGGTGAAGGAGAAGTTCCCGAACCTGATCGCGCTCGAAGACGCTGAGTTCGAACGCTCCTATTCGCAGTTCAAGATTCTCAAGGCGACGGCCTGGGCGGTCGGCGGATGCGGTCTTCTTCTCGGTGGCCTTGGTGTGGCGAACACGATGATCATGTCGGTGTTCACGCGCATCCGCGAGATCGCGATTCTGCGCGTAAACGGCTTCTCCAACGGACAGATCGCGGGCATGATCTTCGGTGAGTCGGCCCTCGTCTCGATCCTCGGTGCAATCGTTGGTCTGCTCATCGGGAGCGGGTTTCTCTTCGGCCTTAAGTTCGTGCCCGCGTTGCATGGGTACGTCGACGTGACGATTCAAGGCGTAGTCGTCTTGACCGTCATCGTCCTTGCCCTGGTCACGGGTGCCATGGGGGCGCTCTACCCGGCGGCGTACGCCATGAAGATACGCGCGGTGGAGGCGCTTCGATTCGAATGA
- a CDS encoding response regulator transcription factor, whose protein sequence is MRVLLVEDELEIQSFLKRSLAEAGYQVEVATDGATAEQLAIEGAHDALIVDLGLPDMDGINLILRLRQRGVKSPVLILSARRTVDDRVRGLEQGGDDYLTKPFALAELLARLRNLLRRHSQSSNEASRLRVLDLELDLLRRESTRGGESLQLTPQEFVLLEYLCRNAGRVVTRSMILDQVWGMRIQPDTNVVDVHIYRLRNKVDTEGREPLIKTLRGVGYVLKDR, encoded by the coding sequence ATGCGCGTCCTTCTCGTAGAAGACGAACTCGAGATTCAAAGCTTCCTGAAACGATCACTTGCAGAGGCTGGCTATCAGGTGGAAGTTGCCACCGATGGAGCGACCGCCGAGCAGCTTGCGATCGAGGGCGCTCACGACGCATTGATCGTCGATCTGGGCCTGCCTGACATGGACGGCATCAACCTCATCCTGCGGCTGCGCCAGCGTGGGGTGAAGTCTCCGGTTCTCATTCTTTCCGCACGCCGCACCGTCGACGACCGCGTCCGCGGCCTGGAGCAGGGCGGCGACGACTATCTCACCAAGCCGTTTGCCCTGGCTGAACTGCTGGCCCGGCTTCGGAATCTGCTGCGCCGGCACAGCCAGTCCAGCAATGAAGCGTCCCGCCTGCGTGTGCTCGATCTCGAACTCGACCTGCTCCGCCGCGAGTCCACGCGGGGTGGGGAGTCGCTTCAACTTACGCCGCAGGAGTTCGTGCTTCTCGAATATCTGTGTCGCAACGCGGGTCGCGTCGTTACTCGCTCCATGATTCTCGATCAGGTCTGGGGCATGCGGATTCAGCCCGACACTAATGTCGTCGACGTGCATATTTACCGGCTTCGCAACAAGGTCGACACCGAGGGACGCGAGCCCCTCATCAAGACACTCCGTGGGGTAGGCTATGTCCTCAAAGATCGATAG
- a CDS encoding polyprenyl synthetase family protein, producing the protein MPTLESTMERSVLKPPSARVSDAPARAKLQAMLLEQMPLSANVDPRLREALEHLLENPGSLSRPRLAMRTAMAYGLAEKQACDLAVALEYFHTASLVFDDLPCMDDAAQRRNVACVHLAFGESQAILAALALVNRAYALLWRTIASGPGSRLSTAADYVEENLGTEGLLNGQSLDLNYGSLPHDGETTERIAYGKTVSLIRLSLVLPAILGDAGDTEVHLLERVARYWGFAYQVLDDLKDVLESSGETGKTGGRDAVLDRPNVSLSIGTEPAIRRLTQFIRIGDRSLMRLLRERPELVFLEELRNDLERQLASLQARYDFEIERGRA; encoded by the coding sequence TTGCCAACGCTCGAAAGTACGATGGAACGTTCGGTTTTGAAACCACCCAGCGCGAGAGTCTCCGACGCGCCCGCGCGTGCGAAGCTCCAGGCGATGCTGCTGGAGCAGATGCCCCTGTCGGCGAACGTCGATCCGCGCCTGCGCGAGGCACTGGAGCATCTCCTCGAAAACCCGGGAAGCCTGTCCAGGCCTCGTCTCGCCATGCGCACCGCGATGGCCTACGGCCTCGCAGAGAAGCAGGCCTGCGATCTTGCAGTTGCGCTCGAGTACTTCCACACCGCATCCCTCGTCTTCGACGATCTGCCCTGCATGGATGACGCGGCGCAACGGCGCAATGTCGCCTGCGTTCATCTCGCGTTCGGAGAGTCGCAGGCAATCCTCGCGGCTCTCGCCCTGGTGAACCGCGCCTATGCGCTCCTCTGGCGCACGATCGCCTCCGGCCCAGGTAGCAGACTTTCCACCGCCGCCGATTATGTAGAGGAGAACCTCGGCACGGAAGGCTTGTTGAACGGTCAGAGCCTCGATCTGAACTATGGATCGCTGCCGCATGATGGCGAGACCACGGAGCGGATCGCATACGGCAAGACGGTCTCCCTGATTCGTCTCTCGCTCGTGCTTCCTGCCATCCTCGGCGATGCCGGAGACACAGAGGTCCATCTGCTGGAACGGGTCGCGCGCTATTGGGGATTCGCGTATCAGGTCCTCGACGATCTGAAGGATGTTCTCGAAAGCTCCGGTGAGACCGGCAAGACAGGCGGTCGCGATGCGGTCCTGGATCGCCCCAACGTCTCGTTGTCGATCGGAACGGAACCGGCCATCCGGCGTCTGACGCAGTTCATCCGCATCGGCGATCGATCGCTTATGCGCCTCTTGCGCGAGCGACCGGAGTTGGTTTTCCTGGAGGAGCTCCGCAACGATCTCGAACGGCAGCTTGCCTCACTTCAAGCGCGTTACGACTTCGAAATCGAACGAGGGAGAGCATGA